A portion of the Streptomyces sp. NBC_00376 genome contains these proteins:
- a CDS encoding ABC transporter ATP-binding protein yields MAGPGGRMMAGGAPTDRSMDFKGSSKRLLKRFATEKTSLYVMLVACALSVGLSVVGPKILGRATDLVFAGVVGRKMPEGATKEQAIEGLRASNSGLADMLSRVDFVPGHGIDFGAVADVLLVALAVYVGAGLLMLVATRLSISIINRIVFQLREDIQTKLSRLPLSYFDRAKRGEVLSRATNDIDNISQTMQQTMGQLINSLLTIVGVLIMMFWVSPLLALVALVTVPLSAFVATKVGKRSQPQFVQQWKTTGKLNAHIEEMYTGHTLVKVFGRQEESARDFAEQNEALYEAGFKAQFNSGIMQPLMMFVSNLNYVLIAVVGGLRVASGALSIGDVQAFIQYSRQFSMPLTQVASMANLVQSGVASAERIFELLDAEEQGTDPAPGERERPKELRGSVSLEKVSFRYDPEKPLIEDLSLNVEPGHTVAIVGPTGAGKTTLVNLLMRFYEVTGGRITLDGVDVTKMSRDELRQGIGMVLQDTWLFGGSIADNIAYGASREVTREEIEEAARAAHADRFIRTLPDGYDTVIDDEGSGVSAGEKQLITIARAFLSDPVILVLDEATSSVDTRTEVLIQKAMARLAHGRTSFVIAHRLSTIRDADIILVMENGSIVEQGTHEELLAAEGAYARLYSAQFAQAVAEVD; encoded by the coding sequence ATGGCCGGGCCTGGCGGACGCATGATGGCGGGCGGGGCGCCGACCGACCGGTCCATGGACTTCAAGGGGTCCTCGAAGCGGCTTCTGAAGCGCTTCGCGACGGAGAAGACCTCGCTCTACGTGATGCTGGTGGCCTGTGCGCTGAGCGTGGGCCTGTCGGTGGTCGGGCCGAAGATCCTCGGCCGGGCGACCGACCTGGTCTTCGCCGGGGTCGTCGGCCGGAAGATGCCGGAGGGGGCGACCAAGGAGCAGGCCATCGAGGGCCTGCGCGCGAGCAACAGCGGCCTGGCCGACATGCTCTCCAGGGTGGACTTCGTCCCCGGTCACGGCATCGACTTCGGCGCGGTGGCCGACGTACTGCTGGTGGCGCTGGCGGTCTATGTCGGCGCCGGTCTGCTGATGCTGGTGGCGACCCGGCTGTCGATCAGCATCATCAACCGGATCGTGTTCCAGCTGCGCGAGGACATCCAGACGAAGCTGTCGCGGCTGCCGCTGTCGTACTTCGACCGGGCCAAGCGCGGCGAGGTGCTCAGCCGGGCGACGAACGACATCGACAACATCTCGCAGACGATGCAGCAGACGATGGGCCAGCTCATCAACTCCCTGCTCACCATCGTCGGCGTGCTGATCATGATGTTCTGGGTCTCGCCGCTGCTGGCGCTGGTCGCGCTGGTGACGGTGCCGCTCTCGGCGTTCGTGGCGACGAAGGTCGGCAAGCGCTCGCAGCCGCAGTTCGTGCAGCAGTGGAAGACGACGGGCAAGCTCAACGCCCACATCGAGGAGATGTACACCGGGCACACCCTGGTGAAGGTCTTCGGCCGGCAGGAGGAGTCCGCGCGGGACTTCGCCGAGCAGAACGAAGCGCTGTACGAGGCCGGTTTCAAGGCGCAGTTCAACAGCGGGATCATGCAGCCGCTGATGATGTTCGTCTCCAACCTGAACTATGTGCTGATCGCCGTCGTGGGCGGTCTGCGGGTCGCTTCGGGCGCGCTGTCGATCGGTGATGTGCAGGCGTTCATCCAGTACTCGCGGCAGTTCTCGATGCCGCTGACCCAGGTCGCCTCGATGGCGAACCTGGTGCAGTCGGGCGTCGCCTCGGCCGAGCGGATCTTCGAGCTGCTGGACGCCGAGGAGCAGGGCACCGACCCCGCGCCCGGCGAGCGGGAGCGCCCGAAGGAGCTGCGGGGCAGCGTCTCGCTGGAGAAGGTGTCGTTCCGTTACGACCCGGAGAAGCCGCTCATCGAGGATCTGTCGCTGAACGTCGAGCCGGGTCACACGGTCGCGATCGTCGGCCCGACCGGGGCCGGCAAGACCACGCTCGTCAATCTGCTGATGCGGTTCTACGAGGTGACGGGCGGCCGGATCACGCTGGACGGGGTCGACGTGACGAAGATGTCGCGCGACGAGCTGCGCCAGGGCATCGGCATGGTCCTCCAGGACACCTGGCTGTTCGGCGGTTCGATCGCGGACAACATCGCGTACGGCGCTTCGCGCGAGGTCACCCGGGAGGAGATCGAGGAGGCGGCGAGGGCGGCCCACGCCGACCGGTTCATCCGCACCCTGCCGGACGGTTACGACACGGTGATCGACGACGAGGGCTCCGGTGTCAGCGCGGGCGAGAAGCAGCTGATCACCATCGCGCGGGCGTTCCTGTCCGACCCGGTGATCCTGGTGCTCGACGAGGCGACGAGCTCCGTCGACACCCGTACCGAGGTGCTGATCCAGAAGGCGATGGCGCGGCTGGCCCACGGCCGCACGAGCTTCGTGATCGCGCACCGGCTCTCCACCATCCGGGACGCCGACATCATCCTGGTGATGGAGAACGGCTCGATCGTCGAACAGGGCACCCACGAGGAGCTGTTGGCCGCCGAGGGCGCCTACGCCCGGCTGTATTCGGCGCAGTTCGCGCAGGCGGTCGCCGAAGTCGACTAA
- a CDS encoding ABC transporter ATP-binding protein, protein MLIKLLRAYLGPYRKPILLLVLLQLLQTCASLYLPTLNADIIDNGVVQGDTGYILEFGGIMIAVSIAQVVCNMGAVYFGARTASALGRDIRASVFDRVQSFSAREVGRFGAPSLITRTTNDVQQVQMLVLMTFTLMVSAPIMCVGGIIMALGQDVPLSAVLLAVVPVLGIAVSLIVRRMRPLFRTMQERLDTVNRVLREQITGNRVIRAFVRDGYEEERFRGSNTELTDVALSTGRLMALMFPTVMTVVNVSSIAVIWFGAQRIDSGGMEIGALTAFLAYLMQIVMSVMMATFMFMMVPRAEVCAERIQEVLETESSVVPPVKPVRKLLARGHLEVRGADFRYPGAEEPVLRSVDLVARPGETTAIIGSTGSGKSTLLGLVPRLFDVTDGQVLVDGTDVRTLEPALLARTVGLVPQKPYLFSGTVATNLRYGNPDATDEELWHALEVAQAKEFVTALEHGLDAPISQGGTNVSGGQRQRLAIARTLVQRPEIYLFDDSFSALDYATDAALRGALTQETAEATVVIVAQRVSTIRDADRILVLDEGRVVGSGTHHELMDGNETYREIVLSQLTEAEAA, encoded by the coding sequence GTGCTCATAAAACTCCTGCGGGCCTATCTCGGTCCGTACAGAAAACCCATCCTGCTGCTGGTCCTCCTCCAACTGCTGCAGACCTGCGCCAGCCTCTACCTGCCCACGCTGAACGCCGACATCATCGACAACGGTGTCGTGCAGGGCGACACGGGCTACATCCTCGAATTCGGCGGCATCATGATCGCCGTCAGCATCGCCCAGGTGGTCTGCAACATGGGGGCCGTCTACTTCGGCGCCCGTACCGCGTCCGCGCTCGGCCGCGACATCCGAGCGTCGGTCTTCGACCGGGTGCAGTCGTTCTCGGCCCGTGAGGTGGGGCGCTTCGGGGCGCCCTCGCTGATCACCCGTACGACCAATGACGTCCAGCAGGTCCAGATGCTGGTGCTGATGACGTTCACACTGATGGTGTCGGCCCCGATCATGTGCGTCGGCGGCATCATCATGGCGCTCGGCCAGGACGTCCCGCTGTCCGCGGTGCTGCTCGCTGTGGTGCCGGTGCTCGGCATCGCGGTGAGCCTGATCGTGCGGCGGATGCGCCCGCTGTTCCGCACGATGCAGGAGCGGCTCGACACGGTGAACCGGGTGCTGCGCGAGCAGATCACCGGCAACCGCGTCATCCGCGCCTTCGTCCGGGACGGCTACGAGGAGGAGCGGTTCCGCGGCTCCAACACCGAGCTGACGGATGTGGCGCTGTCCACGGGCCGGCTGATGGCACTGATGTTCCCCACCGTGATGACGGTCGTGAACGTCTCGTCGATCGCGGTGATCTGGTTCGGTGCCCAGCGCATCGACAGCGGCGGCATGGAGATCGGCGCACTGACCGCGTTCCTCGCCTATCTGATGCAGATCGTCATGTCCGTGATGATGGCCACCTTCATGTTCATGATGGTGCCGCGCGCCGAGGTCTGTGCCGAGCGCATCCAGGAGGTCCTGGAGACCGAGTCCAGCGTGGTCCCGCCCGTGAAGCCGGTCCGCAAGCTCCTCGCCCGCGGTCATCTGGAGGTGCGCGGCGCGGACTTCCGCTACCCGGGCGCCGAGGAGCCGGTGCTGCGGTCGGTGGATCTGGTGGCCCGCCCCGGCGAGACCACCGCGATCATCGGGTCGACGGGCAGCGGGAAGTCGACTCTGCTCGGTCTCGTACCGCGGCTGTTCGACGTGACGGACGGCCAGGTGCTGGTCGACGGCACGGATGTGCGGACGCTGGAGCCGGCGCTGCTGGCGAGGACCGTGGGTCTCGTTCCGCAGAAGCCGTATCTGTTCTCCGGGACGGTCGCGACGAACCTGCGGTACGGAAACCCGGACGCGACCGACGAGGAGCTGTGGCACGCGCTGGAGGTCGCGCAGGCCAAGGAGTTCGTCACGGCGCTGGAGCACGGTCTGGACGCGCCGATCTCGCAGGGCGGCACCAATGTGTCGGGCGGGCAGCGGCAGCGTCTGGCCATCGCCAGGACGCTGGTGCAGCGCCCGGAGATCTATCTCTTCGACGACTCGTTCTCGGCGCTCGACTACGCCACCGACGCCGCGCTGCGCGGGGCCCTCACCCAGGAGACGGCCGAGGCGACCGTGGTGATCGTGGCGCAGCGGGTGTCCACCATCCGCGACGCTGACCGGATCCTGGTTCTGGACGAGGGCCGGGTGGTCGGCTCCGGCACCCATCACGAGCTGATGGACGGCAATGAAACGTACCGGGAGATCGTGCTCTCCCAGCTGACGGAAGCGGAGGCCGCGTAA
- a CDS encoding FGGY family carbohydrate kinase, which produces MGIVAGLDSSSAFTHIVVCDTDTGAVLRRGFAAHPVEAKATEVDPQAWLLSLGEAAGGGLLEGVQAIGVSAQQHGLVPLDHQGNLVRPALLGNDKRAQAAAADLVDGLGGRQAWAEAVGAVPQAAQPVAKLRWMARTEPEAAQRVAAVLQPHDWLVWQLLGRPARRTTDRGAASGTGYWSADTGSYRPDLVELALGHQAALPEVLGPADAAGTTPEGLLISAGTGETMAAAFGLGVGVGDAVVSLGASGSVMAVHHEALSDPAGMITSFADATGKHLPVVHTSNAVRALRGTAEMLGMEGLDELSALALKSTPGSSGLVLLPYLEGERTPRLPHAAGTLCGLRRESMKPEHLARAAFEGMLCSLADALDVLRGRGVEVRRVFLLGAAAELPAVQGLAPALFGTQVVVPQPAEYAALGAARQAAWALGVSQGTADPLTPPAWQGAAAQVLEPGEELTVGQAVRQQYVATRDQIHPGAFDSAS; this is translated from the coding sequence ATGGGGATAGTCGCCGGCTTGGACAGCTCTTCCGCCTTCACACACATCGTCGTCTGCGATACGGACACGGGCGCAGTGCTGCGCCGGGGGTTCGCCGCACACCCCGTCGAGGCGAAGGCCACCGAGGTCGACCCGCAGGCATGGCTGCTCTCGCTCGGCGAGGCCGCCGGCGGCGGGCTGCTCGAAGGGGTGCAGGCCATCGGCGTCTCCGCCCAGCAGCACGGCCTGGTGCCCCTGGACCACCAGGGCAATCTCGTACGGCCGGCGCTGCTCGGCAACGACAAGCGGGCGCAGGCCGCCGCGGCCGATCTGGTCGACGGGCTCGGCGGGCGGCAGGCCTGGGCCGAGGCGGTCGGGGCGGTGCCGCAGGCCGCGCAGCCGGTGGCGAAGCTGCGCTGGATGGCGCGGACCGAGCCGGAGGCGGCCCAGCGGGTGGCCGCGGTGCTCCAGCCGCACGACTGGCTGGTCTGGCAGTTGCTGGGGCGTCCGGCCCGGCGGACCACCGACCGGGGTGCCGCGTCCGGCACCGGCTACTGGTCGGCGGACACCGGTTCCTACCGGCCCGACCTGGTGGAGCTCGCGCTCGGGCACCAGGCGGCGCTGCCCGAGGTGCTCGGTCCCGCCGACGCGGCCGGGACGACGCCCGAGGGGCTGCTGATCTCCGCGGGGACCGGCGAGACGATGGCGGCGGCGTTCGGGCTCGGGGTCGGGGTCGGCGACGCGGTGGTCTCGCTGGGTGCGTCGGGCTCGGTCATGGCGGTGCACCACGAGGCGCTGTCCGATCCGGCCGGGATGATCACTTCGTTCGCGGACGCGACCGGGAAGCACCTGCCGGTGGTGCACACCTCCAACGCGGTGCGGGCGCTGCGCGGGACCGCCGAGATGCTCGGCATGGAGGGGCTCGACGAGCTCTCCGCGCTGGCGCTGAAGTCCACGCCGGGCTCGTCCGGGCTGGTGCTGCTGCCGTACCTGGAGGGCGAGCGGACGCCTCGGCTGCCGCACGCCGCGGGGACGCTCTGCGGGCTGCGGCGCGAGTCGATGAAGCCGGAGCACCTGGCGCGGGCGGCGTTCGAGGGGATGCTGTGCTCGCTGGCCGACGCGCTCGACGTGCTGCGCGGCCGGGGCGTCGAGGTGCGGCGGGTGTTCCTGCTGGGCGCGGCGGCCGAACTGCCCGCCGTACAGGGGCTGGCGCCCGCGCTCTTCGGTACGCAGGTGGTCGTGCCGCAGCCCGCCGAGTACGCGGCGCTGGGCGCGGCCCGGCAGGCGGCCTGGGCACTGGGGGTCTCGCAGGGGACGGCCGATCCGCTCACTCCCCCGGCCTGGCAGGGCGCCGCGGCGCAGGTGCTGGAGCCGGGCGAGGAGCTGACGGTCGGGCAGGCGGTGCGCCAGCAGTACGTGGCGACGCGGGACCAGATCCACCCGGGGGCGTTCGACTCCGCGAGCTGA
- a CDS encoding YtxH domain-containing protein — protein MRYRLTFIAGLALGYVIGTRAGRERYEQMKKSARQFAQNPAVRNTAESAAQSGRDLAGKAYHAVSEKVGEKVPASVTDRVRSLRDRGRNGEDDWGTSNT, from the coding sequence ATGCGGTACCGGCTCACGTTCATCGCCGGACTGGCCCTCGGATACGTGATCGGGACACGGGCCGGACGCGAGCGCTACGAGCAGATGAAGAAGTCCGCACGCCAGTTCGCCCAGAACCCGGCCGTGCGCAATACCGCCGAGTCCGCGGCGCAGAGCGGCCGTGATCTGGCCGGCAAGGCGTACCACGCGGTGAGTGAGAAGGTCGGCGAGAAGGTCCCGGCCTCGGTGACCGACCGGGTGCGCTCGCTGCGGGACCGCGGCCGCAACGGCGAGGACGACTGGGGCACCAGCAACACCTAG
- a CDS encoding DUF6571 family protein, whose amino-acid sequence MPTFEQLLNARLGPLDTAVTQWTEMIGKLTSPLQTDASAMKTKADKSSWKGENATVTKEFVTKTAKEFGDAITEAESVRDLLKDAHALFKSAQDDLKQTYENPPPGITIYPDGVLSHRVHPDRRSKDSTEPIATEAQFEALRGKIDGILKRANEADELCAWGLRALIRNHPNDFGSTDLGGVADAKKMRAEEKQQAENGREAAKLYARWEHLDDKERERLLTLAENGKDSPAFSEQLMKNLSYRGRDQQDAVLLLANSLETGGMDGQLSSTDARLYKALSGSLATATGPESSIGTPGGVTSAWTDKLIATARDGNGLPARHPGAIGGGAATLKDLTDLMAADAGDKAYDPKDEKASPYDKDKGDPVYSEAFLTEVGDTIRDWETNNDDAYDGVMKNWQGTQEDPMKGLLNAMSRNPSASTHYFDPNTTDNLKYFLEDRDWPGGDVQDKMPDDLQQTSARTEFGAALEAAATGREPGSPLHGAGAHHDGAETAIFERIVKEYSGEDAPKNQSSVPLPMRTSMGNMIGDYASDVHQILGKNMDGPTDYNSLEIERGDLLRIMRGVAEDPKAFGVMHHSQSVVIAEGMNEYPADSFRKEDEGLRAWVKQSASVLGHLDGVRGDVIYDLGQAEKDTNGWNKMMNYHVIGAPLTAIPIVGDVVQRSVDVGTAAYMNDLNATVDADTRKNMVDHFENGENQMDAMMRKMAMEKGLTKEELDATPGEYEDHLQTTAENWYQYGIEDAQKKMGQP is encoded by the coding sequence ATGCCCACCTTCGAGCAGCTCCTCAATGCCAGGCTCGGCCCGCTCGACACCGCGGTGACCCAGTGGACCGAGATGATCGGCAAGCTGACCTCGCCCCTCCAGACCGACGCGTCGGCCATGAAGACCAAGGCCGACAAGTCCAGCTGGAAGGGTGAGAACGCCACCGTCACCAAGGAGTTCGTCACCAAGACCGCCAAGGAATTCGGTGACGCCATCACCGAGGCCGAGTCCGTACGTGACCTCCTCAAGGACGCCCACGCTCTTTTCAAGTCGGCCCAGGACGACCTCAAGCAGACGTACGAGAACCCCCCACCGGGTATCACCATCTACCCCGACGGCGTCCTCAGCCATCGAGTACATCCCGACCGCCGGTCCAAGGACAGCACCGAACCCATAGCCACCGAGGCACAGTTCGAGGCACTGCGCGGCAAGATCGACGGCATCCTGAAACGTGCGAACGAAGCCGATGAGCTCTGCGCCTGGGGTCTGCGGGCACTGATCCGAAACCACCCCAACGACTTCGGCAGCACCGACCTCGGTGGTGTCGCCGACGCCAAGAAGATGCGCGCCGAGGAGAAGCAGCAGGCGGAGAACGGCCGCGAGGCCGCCAAGCTCTACGCCCGTTGGGAACACCTCGACGACAAGGAGCGCGAGCGGCTCCTCACGCTCGCCGAGAACGGCAAGGACTCGCCCGCCTTCTCCGAGCAGCTGATGAAGAACCTCAGCTACCGGGGCCGCGACCAGCAGGACGCCGTGCTGCTGCTCGCCAACTCCCTGGAGACGGGCGGCATGGACGGCCAGCTCTCCAGCACCGACGCCCGCCTCTACAAGGCACTGTCCGGCTCCCTTGCCACCGCCACCGGACCCGAATCCTCGATCGGTACCCCGGGTGGTGTCACCTCGGCCTGGACCGACAAGCTCATCGCCACGGCCCGCGACGGCAACGGCCTCCCCGCACGCCACCCCGGGGCCATCGGGGGCGGCGCCGCGACCCTGAAGGACCTCACGGACCTGATGGCCGCCGACGCCGGCGACAAGGCGTACGACCCGAAGGACGAGAAGGCCTCCCCGTACGACAAGGACAAGGGCGACCCGGTCTACAGCGAGGCGTTCCTGACCGAGGTCGGCGACACCATTCGCGACTGGGAGACGAACAACGACGACGCCTACGACGGCGTCATGAAGAACTGGCAGGGCACACAGGAGGACCCGATGAAGGGCCTGCTGAACGCCATGAGCCGCAACCCGTCCGCCTCCACCCACTACTTCGACCCGAACACCACGGACAACCTCAAGTACTTCTTGGAGGACCGGGACTGGCCGGGCGGCGACGTCCAGGACAAGATGCCCGACGACCTGCAGCAGACCTCGGCCCGCACCGAGTTCGGCGCCGCTCTGGAGGCCGCGGCCACCGGCCGCGAGCCGGGCAGCCCCCTGCACGGCGCCGGCGCCCACCACGACGGCGCGGAGACCGCGATCTTCGAGCGGATCGTCAAGGAGTACAGCGGCGAGGACGCGCCGAAGAACCAGAGCTCCGTGCCCCTGCCCATGCGCACGAGCATGGGCAACATGATCGGGGACTACGCCTCGGACGTGCACCAGATCCTCGGCAAGAACATGGACGGTCCCACCGACTACAACAGCCTCGAGATCGAGCGGGGCGACCTCCTCCGCATCATGCGCGGCGTCGCCGAGGATCCCAAGGCGTTCGGTGTCATGCACCACTCGCAGAGCGTGGTGATCGCCGAGGGGATGAACGAATACCCGGCGGACTCGTTCCGCAAGGAGGACGAGGGGCTGCGCGCCTGGGTCAAGCAGTCCGCGTCGGTGCTCGGGCACCTCGACGGCGTGCGCGGCGACGTCATCTACGACCTCGGCCAGGCGGAGAAGGACACCAACGGCTGGAACAAGATGATGAACTACCACGTCATCGGCGCACCCCTGACGGCCATCCCCATCGTCGGAGACGTGGTCCAGCGCTCGGTCGACGTGGGCACGGCCGCGTACATGAACGATCTCAACGCCACGGTCGACGCGGACACCCGCAAGAACATGGTCGACCACTTCGAGAACGGCGAGAACCAGATGGACGCCATGATGCGCAAGATGGCGATGGAGAAGGGCCTCACGAAGGAGGAGTTGGACGCGACCCCGGGCGAGTACGAGGACCATCTCCAGACGACTGCCGAGAACTGGTACCAGTACGGCATCGAGGACGCCCAGAAGAAGATGGGGCAGCCGTAG